The following are from one region of the Nymphaea colorata isolate Beijing-Zhang1983 chromosome 7, ASM883128v2, whole genome shotgun sequence genome:
- the LOC116257047 gene encoding uncharacterized protein LOC116257047 — protein sequence MDGFRSQSPKPWSNTTDAGALESTDQDAPWKNFGSSLNALSFGFVATAILISMFLIMAIFEHLLRPRMALSRNAANRSLGSAPRTQMHLLEKLGHSSTYEMTTKGGEQVVRGACVGCQDGHPESSPTRAILLPDIYHGASSLPGGFFSFDARAADSNFHSSASSSSLSKRRCFLALS from the exons ATGGATGGGTTCAGATCTCAAAGTCCGAAACCATGGAGCAACACTACGGATGCAGGCGCACTGGAGAGCACTGATCAGGATGCTCCATGGAAGAACTTTGGCAGCTCTCTAAATGCtctttcatttggttttgtTGCAACAGCCATATTAATATCCATGTTTCTCATCATGGCAATCTTTGAACATCTGCTTCGGCCAAGAATGGCACTTTCTAGAAATGCTGCCAATAGATCCCTAGGCTCTGCTCCAAGGACTCAAATGCATTTGCTGGAGAAGCTTGGTCACTCTTCCACT TATGAAATGACAACCAAAGGTGGTGAGCAGGTGGTAAGAGGAGCATGTGTAGGGTGTCAAGATGGGCACCCTGAATCAAGTCCCACCCGTGCCATTCTGTTGCCTGATATTTATCATG GTGCCAGCAGCTTGCCCGGTGGATTTTTCAGTTTTGATGCCAGGGCAGCGGACTCCAACTTTCATAGCTCAGCCAGCTCCTCTTCCTTGTCCAAGAGAAGGTGTTTCTTGGCCCTCTCATGA
- the LOC116257743 gene encoding uncharacterized protein LOC116257743 encodes MAHDDGGHVTRVLFCGPHFPASHNYTIEYLKGYPYVQVDVVPLDEVADVIENYHLCIVKNKRLDSGLIAHAKQMKLIMQYGVGLEGVDVEAATRHGIKVARIPGNVTGNSVSCAEHAIYLMLGLLRRQKEMESAVQQMLLGLPVGETLFGKTVLILGYGNIGVDLASRLRAFGVKILATKRDWSCNSLSSTSSYVDKKGVLENLYQFAGDADIVAVCMALNDKTVGIVDKEFLSSMKKGAILVNVARGGLLDYEAVKFSLESGHLGGLGIDVAWTEPFDPDDPILKHPNVLITPHIAGVTEYSYRSMAKVVGDCALQLHAGTPLTGIEFVN; translated from the exons ATGGCGCATGATGATGGAGGCCATGTCACTCGCGTGCTGTTTTGTGGGCCTCACTTTCCTGCCTCACATAATTACACCATAGAGTATTTGAAGGGGTATCCGTATGTGCAG GTTGATGTTGTACCTCTTGACGAAGTAGCTGATGTGATTGAGAATTACCACCTTTGCATAGTTAAAAACAAGCGCTTGGATTCTGGTCTCATTGCCCATGCAAAGCAGATGAAGCTGATTATGCAGTATGGTGTTGGACTGGAAG GTGTTGATGTTGAGGCTGCTACCAGGCATGGAATTAAAGTTGCAAGAATTCCAGGAAATGTGACTGGGAACTCTGTATCATGTGCTGAACATGCAATATATCTGATGTTAGGCCTTTTAAGGAGACAA AAAGAAATGGAATCCGCAGTCCAACAAATGCTATTGGGACTGCCAGTCGGGGAGACACTTTTTGGTAAAACG GTCCTCATTCTTGGGTATGGTAATATTGGTGTTGATCTTGCATCACGTTTACGAGCATTTGGTGTCAAAATTCTGGCAACAAAACGAGACTGGAGCTGTAATTCACTCAGTTCCACCAGCAGCTATG TGGATAAGAAGGGGGTGCTGGAGAACCTTTATCAATTTGCTGGCGATGCTGACATAGTCGCTGTTTGCATGGCACTAAACGATAAAACG GTTGGTATTGTGGACAAGGAATTCCTCTCTTCAATGAAAAAG GGTGCTATTCTGGTCAATGTTGCTCGTGGTGGCCTCCTAGACTATGAAGCTGTTAAATTCTCTCTTGAATCTGGACATTTGGGTGGTCTGGGAATTGACGTTGCATGGACTGAGCCATTTGATCCAGATGATCCAATTCTTAAGCATCCTAATGTGCTGATCACACCTCATATTGCTGGAGTTACTGAATATTCCTACAGATCTATGGCAAAG GTTGTTGGAGATTGTGCTCTTCAATTGCATGCTGGAACACCATTGACAGGAATAGAGTTTGTCAACTGA